Within Candidatus Gastranaerophilales bacterium, the genomic segment GGGATATATTTGAAATTTTAAACGGAGTGGGGCAAATTCCACTACCGCCTTATATAGAACGTAAGCTTTCCGATAAAGACATAAAGAAGCTTGATTTTGAACGTTATCAGACAGTTTTTGCGCAAAGGAACGGTTCTGTGGCAGCACCGACGGCAGGGCTTCATTTTAGCGGGGAAATTCTTGAGAAACTCAAAAACAAAGGCGTGCAGATTGTTTATATTACTTTAAACGTCGGGCTTGGCACGTTTCGTCCCGTGAAATGTGAAAATATCCTTGAACATAAAATGGACAGCGAAACTTTTGAAATTTCAAAAGAGGCGGCAGACACTATTAATACCGCCATTGAGCAAGGTAAAAATATTACGGCGGTCGGAACTACCACCGTAAGAACGCTTGAAACAACTATGCAAAAGTTCGGCAAGATTATTCCCTGCAATGAAGCAAGCGGATTGTTTATTTATCCGGGGTTTGAGTTTAGAATAGTAAATAAGCTGCTTACAAATTTTCACCTGCCTAAATCAACTCTTTTGATGCTTGTGAGCGCGTTTGCGGGCAAGGACTTCGTCTTTGAAGCTTATGAGCAGGCTATAGAAAAAAAATACCGTTTTTACAGCTACGGTGATTGTATGTTTATTAATTAAGAGAGGTAATAATGAACTGTTACAGCGGAAAACTTACGACAAAACAGGAAAAAGAGCTGAAAAAACGGCTTGAAACAGACGGGTTTGAATTTGCTTCCGTGCAAAATGCGCTTTGGTCGGCAAAAGGTTCCGCCGTAAGCGTAACATACTACAAAAGTACCAAGCTTTTGGTGCAGGGCAAAGAATGTGAAGCTTTTGTGGGTAAATATCTGAAACCCTTGGGGCAGCTATCTTTGGGTGTAAATTTAGCCGCAGAAAATACCGAGCATTGTTTTACCTCATGGATTGGGACCGATGAATCAGGCAAAGGGGATTACTTCGGACCTTTGGTAACGGCAGGGGTTTTGGTTGACAGGGAACAAATAGCTGTTTTAAGCGAGTTTCAAATTCAGGACAGCAAAAAAATCAGCGACAGTATGATTGTTAAAATTGCACCAAAAATAAAAAAACACTGCGTTTTTAGCGTTGTGGTCATCAGCCCTGAAAAATATAATCAGCTTTATGACAGTTTTAAAAATCTAAATAAGCTTTTGGCGTGGTCGCATGCCAGAGCGATAGAAAATATCCTTGAGAAAAAAGACTGCCAAAACGTTATTTCAGACAAATTCGGTGATGAAAATCTTATTAAAAATGCGCTTTTTAAAAAAGGCAAAACAATAAATTTAATCCAGAGAACAAAGGCTGAAAGTGATATAGCAGTGGCTGCAGCGTCAATTTTAGCAAGGGAAGAGTATTTGAACAGAATGAAGCAGCTTGGTTTTGCTTATAAAATGGAGTTTTTAAAAGGCGGCAATGAAAAAGTCGATGAGCAGGCCCGTGAGTTTGTGAGAAAATACGGCGCTCAAAAATTGAACACCGTGGCAAAACTTCATTTTAAAAACACCCAAAGGGTTATTTAAAATCCAATAATTCTTTTTCTTCAACTTCCAAAATATCAGCAAGTTCAAATAATAGTTTAAGGCTTATTCTTCGTTTTGCTGTTTCCAACTTGGCAAGATGTTCTCTGCTTATCTGCAGTTTTTCTGCCAATGCATTTTGAGATAAGTTTTTTAATTTTCTAAAATAACTTATATTCTTACCCAACTTAATTAATTTTGTAGTCTCATTTGTCATATTTTATATTTTGATATATTATTCAGCATAAGTATGTAGCCTGAAAGAGAACATGATGAATAAAAAATTGAAAAAAGTAATAAAACTGTCTGATGAAATATTTAATTTAAGTACAATATTAAAAGGTTATTGTGAAGCGTATCATCAAGAATTAGAAGAAATGTTATATATTGCTTCTTTTAGTGAATACATATATAAAAAAATTGATTTGTTAAATTCAACTTTAATAAAATATAAAGCTGAAAAAAATAGACAATAATATAGAATTTATGATTGTGCCAAAGAGAGGAGTGATTAGAAGGATATTAAATTTGCCGGGCGCTGCTTTTATTTAGCTGCCAATTCCCTTTGCGGAACTCGTCCGCAGCCTCTTATTTCGTCGCAGTAGCCTTTGATGTCGCATTTTGGTACAAGGTATTCGCTTAACCAGTCTTCTTGCGCTATTACTAATTGACACATTTTTTTAAGCAAAGTCCTTATTTCAAGCTGAGCATTCGTGCATAGTCTTAAATTCGCTAAATGAATTAACTCTCTTAAATTTAAACTTACGACAAGCGAGCTTGTTGCAGCGTTAGGAAGGACACATCTTGCATCTTCGGCAGGAATGCCTGCTTCCACCATTTTGCCGTAAAATTCGGAGATTTGTGTCATTAGTTTGTCATATTCTTCTTTTAGCGCAGAATTGGCTATTTTAGGCGGAGTAACGTATTCGAACTGTTCTTTTTCCGTAACGTAACGTTGTGATTTTTGCGAAAAAGACATATGCCTGTGTCTTACAAGTTGATGGGTGCAGGCTCTTGACACGCCGCTTATTGCAAATACAAATTGGCAATGCTCAATAGTACTGTGGTGTCCCGAGGACAAAACCTTTTTAACCAAACCAAGCATTTTTTCTCTTGGTACATCTTCGTTGTAAATATTTATGGGATATAGGGCGCTGTAACATGTACGACATGCTGTATAGATTGTTTTAAGAGTATTTTGCGGATATGTTATCAAATCTACTATCGGGAATTTTTCACTCATATTTACTCCTCCTGTGTTTAAATATTTTACGAAAAAAAGCTCACATAAGTTTGTGAGCTTTTTGCCGGCTTTTTAAAAATAGCTCTCGTTATATTCAGGCTATTTTTTTTGGTAACGTTTTTTGAATTTTTCAACTCTTCCTTCAGTGTCAATAATTTTTTGTTGACCTGTGAAAAGAGGGTGGCAGTTGTTGCAAATTTCAACCCTAAGGTTGTCTTCTACAGAACCTGTTTCAATTTCGTTACCGCATACACAAACTATTTTAGTTTTTTTATATTCAGGATGTATTCCGTCCTTCATTTTTTTGTCCTCTCTTTGCTGCTTGCCATGTTAGTAAATCATAACACAAAAAACAAAGTTTCAAGCAATGATTTACATTTTGAGTTAATCAGACCTCTATTTGGTCTTTTATATAAAAGGGAGCTTTGCTCACTAAATCAGAGGTTTGAAGAAGACCTCTTCTTAGTTCCGAGTAAGAACCTGATTTAGAGTTAAAAGCATTTTTTAGAAACTCATAGGCAACTTTAGGGTCACAATTTTCGCCGCAGGTAAACAAATCTACAGCCGCATAGCCCAATTCAGGCCATGTGTGAATTGCCAAATGAGATTCTGATATTATCACAACTCCGCTTACGCCGTGCGGATTAAACATGTGAAAACAAGTTTGGACTACAGTAGCCCCGCATGCCACAGCGGCATCCGTCATTTTTTTCTCAATAAGCTCTAAGTTGTTTAAAACGTTAGGGTTGCAGTCAAAAAATTCTGCCAAAATGTGTCTGCCTAAGTAGCCGGTGACTTGTTTTTCAGGGTGTTGCATGTAATTGTTCAATTTGTGTCTTTACTCCATCATCCTTAATCTAATACGACATAGATTTTCTAATATCATAGAAAATACAATAGCATAAAAAAATTGTTACAACCAAAATATTTTGTAATAATATTTAAAGATTATGAATGGAGGCAAGGATGTTAAGCATTCACTACATGTTCAAGCGCATCAACTATGATAGGATCCCACTTGATGCCCGCTTCTTGTTTCAATATTTTTAAAGCTTCTTCTTTACTTAACGCTTTTCTGTACGGTCTTTCATTAGTCAATGCCTGATAAGCATCAGCTACTGCTATAATTCTGGAGCCTAAAGGAATGCTGTTACCGCAAAGTCCTTCCGGTTCGCCTCTGCCGTCCCAGCGTTCTTTATGGTAATGAATATACGGTACAACTTCTGAAAGGAAATTTATCTTCATAAGCAGATTTACACCTACATTCGGGTGGTTTTGAAGCTTTTCCCAATCTTCTTTTGAAAGCTTTTGTTTCTTTGTAAACAATTCTTCAGGCAGGGTGATTTTACCTATATTTTGAAGCATGCCCGCATAGTATATTAACTCTTTTGTTTTTTCGTTAAGTTCAAGATAATCTCCGATATCCCTGGTGGTTTGGGCTACTTTCATTGAGTGTTGGCTACCGTAGTGGCTCTTTTTATCTACGGAAGCGGCAAGAGTTTCTACAAAAGTCTGCTGTTCATCACTTAAATCGCCTATAATGGCAGTTAACTCGGTTCTCAAATGCCTTAATTCCATTGGGGTTACATCGTCATCTTTCAGGATATCGGTTGTTTCTTCAACTAACTTTTGAATGTTCATAGATGTCACAAATAATCTTGACGTTATTTTTACCAGGTCCAAAAATTCTTTTGCGATAACTTTTTTAGAATATGATTCGAGGATTATTATTCCGACTTTTCCTGAATTACTGCTCATTGGAATTATCATTGCCGATTTTACTTTGTCTTCTTTTAAGTCTTTAACAGGCTGCCAGTGGGGAGCTTTTGATACGTCATGCAGTTCTAAAATCTCATTGTTTTCAAAGCTTTCTATCACTGCATTATCAATGTCGGTCAACTTCAGCCCTATGTTTTTGTTGAAAATCTTTGGCGCATCTTCAATAGATGTACCTACTAATACCAGGTCATTTTCTATGTCTATAAGATTAGTATTTTCGTTCATCAAGAATATATGACAGGCATCTATATCAAGCATGTTTACTGTTGTTTTTGCAATGGAGTTGTATATTACAAAATCGTCATTGTTATTAAAGCCAAGCAAATTAAGAGTGTTGTCAATGGAATATATTGAAATAAGCTCTTGCAACTGTGTTTTTAGCTTTTCGCTGTTGTCTTTATCAGCATTGCCTATCTTCTGTGCTAATTCATCGCTTATAAAATATTCTGTCAGAAAATCTCCCATATTAAGCTCAAATATCGCTTCTATAGGGTCTACTTCCAGCTGACGGTTGCTCTTCATGTTATCTCCAAGATTTGTTGACATCCTAAAACCTAAAACTATTCCTTACACTTTTATCTATCGGCAAATTTGAAAAAAACTGAAGGGTTTTGAAAAAAAATCATACTAAAGTTTACATTTCTTAAAACTTTCTTATAAGTTTAAATTTCTTAAAGCCTTTATTTGAAGCATATATACAGGCATGTGGACATGAAAAAGCAATCTTTTTTTTCAAAATGTTTTTATATAAGTAAGGTGAATAAAGGAAATGGTCATGGGTACTGAAGGGATAAAAGGTATAACAGAAGTTGCGGTTCAACCGCCATTAGATTTCGTTAATAATACGGTTAACAATCTTTTCGGTTATACAAACCAAACATTATCGACAATATTTGACGGAACTGCAAGAGTAGTTGCGCCTTTGGCACAAACAGCAGCGAATCTGGGTGCGGCAATATCTCCAAACCAGTATGCATATTACGCTAATCCATACGCGTTAGCTCTGTATGCTCAACAAGCACCGGTCTACGCTGTTCCTGCTCCTGTTTATGCAGCTAATACTATTCCTTGTTATGGTTCAAATTTTGGGGCTATGTATAGTGATAATACTTTTGCAGGTATTGCCAATTCTATGCAAATGATGCCCGCTTATGATAAGTATAATATGATTAATTCAATTACTTCCGGCGGAATGGTTGATACATTCGGCGGCAGTGCAAGTGCTATGAATACTATGATGATGAACGGATATAACGGTTTTGGCGGATACGGATACTATGGCGGTAATGTTAGTGAAATGCCGAGAAATGGCTATAATAACCCATGTTCCACGGTGAATAACCCTATAAACAATACATCTCAAAACGGTCAAGCTTCGACAAGCTGGTATGAAGCCTACAGAAGAAGTACTAATTTAACAGATGAACAAAGAGCAATAGCTGCCAAGCACGAAAAGATTTCCCGTTTAACAGATCCAAACGGCAGCGAATACCAAAAGATAAAACTAAGTGTCAGTAAATTAAAATTGGCGCTTGAAACTAACGAAGAAGGCGTTGCAGAAGCAATGCTCCGCAATTTAGCTAAAAATCCTGAAGAATTGGCAGCGGTAGAACTTCTTTATGCTGCTGATACCCCCGGTAGTTCTTTAAGAAAAGATATAGTTAAAAACTTCAATTATTGGGGATTTGGCTGGATGGGCAACAGAACGGCTAAAGCGGATGAAATGTTAGGTCTTTTGAATAAAGTTGCTTTTGAACACCCCGGAAACTTCGCGTTAGCAATGGCAAATGCCACTGACGGTTGGGGCACTTACAAAGATATCGTTTCTTCATTAGTTCTGGATTCAAGATTTACAAAAGAATTTGCATACTGTGCAGATCAAGAATATACAGGGCGTACGGGCAGAATGATGTTAAATGATGTTAATAAAAAATGGACAGGTTATGGCGGCAACAAGACTGCCATACAGCAAAAATTAGCAATATAAATTTTCTCTTATAAATTTCTCCTCTTAATTTCTCTCTTAATTATCCTTAGCCCTCATCGAGGGTTTTTTTTTGAGCATGATTTTTAAGCCCTTCACTTTTTTACCTCTTAAGCTTACTCACCTTTTTTGGTCGTTGGCATATTAATCTTCATAGAATTAATGCTATAATAATTTGCGGTAACGATATAGGAAGTAAAATTATGAAATTTCTCACGGAATATCTGTGGTTTAATACGACGCACCATCGTGAATATATTAATATTACTCCGCAAATTGAAGCAATTCTGGAGAAAAGCGGCATTAAAGAAGGTATGATTTTAGTCAGTGCTATGCACATTACGGCAGGAATTTATGTTAATGACGATGAAAGCGGTTTGATTAAAGATATAGATAAATGGTTGGAAGAGCTTGCTCCGTTTGATATTAATTATAATCATCATAGAACCGGAGAAACTAACGGAGATAGTCATTTGAAAAGTCTTTTAATCGGGCATGAAGTTATAGTTCCTGTTACTAACAGCAGATTAGACTTTGGTACATGGCAGCAAATTTACTATGCAGAATTTGACGGTCAACGCAGAAAAAGAGTTATAGTGAAAGTTATGGGTGAGTAATAAATAATTATGAAGTATTGTGAATTGTTTTTAAGTTTTCTGTTTAAAAAACTTAAAATATGGACATAATAAACATGCTAATATAATTTCGATATAACATGATGCTCGGTTTGGTTAAAATTAATTATTAAGGAGAAGATATGTCAGGTAAGAAGAAGACCGCTTTTACATTAGCTGAAATAATGATTTCAATGGGTATTATAGGCATTTTACTCGCAAATTATTATATTATCTGCTACCCATTTTTCCAACAAAGATGAAAAAATTATTCTGGCTAAAAAACATCAGGCGGAAAGTCTGATTGTAAGCGTTTCAAAAGCCATTGCCTCAGGTGATACAACGGGTTTAGCTTTAACAGCATTAACACAAAACGATGATACCCTCAGAGATGGTTTTGCTCTAAAACTCAATACTAAAAATGCCCAAGCCGTTGTGAACGATTTTTCAGGATACAATACTCCGCAAAATTTCGCAAAACCAGCCTCGTTACCTGCCGTGGAACTTGTTGACGGTACTACAATAGCTTTTCAGAAGTTAAACGCAACCTGCTCTACGGTGTCCGGCGGCGGAGCGCCTTGTGCTTTGGCTTATGTTGATGTTAATGAAAAAGCCTCAGGTGATGAAACACCGCAATTTGTGATGGCAATTTATCGCGACAGAGCTGTGAGCGAATTTGAACTTTGCGAAGGTTACGAAGGCGGTAAAGTAACGGATGTTGACTGCCCTGCAGATTTTCCTAACGGCAATAAAAAAAAGATTGAAACTTGCAATCTTGGGGTTATCACCACAACTTATGAAGGAATTTGTTGTCCTCCCGATAAAACTCCCGATGGTAATGTATGTGTTTGTAAAAATCCTGATATGGCACTCGTAGACGATATTTGTACTTG encodes:
- the thyX gene encoding FAD-dependent thymidylate synthase, with the translated sequence MSEKFPIVDLITYPQNTLKTIYTACRTCYSALYPINIYNEDVPREKMLGLVKKVLSSGHHSTIEHCQFVFAISGVSRACTHQLVRHRHMSFSQKSQRYVTEKEQFEYVTPPKIANSALKEEYDKLMTQISEFYGKMVEAGIPAEDARCVLPNAATSSLVVSLNLRELIHLANLRLCTNAQLEIRTLLKKMCQLVIAQEDWLSEYLVPKCDIKGYCDEIRGCGRVPQRELAAK
- a CDS encoding secondary thiamine-phosphate synthase enzyme YjbQ, producing MKFLTEYLWFNTTHHREYINITPQIEAILEKSGIKEGMILVSAMHITAGIYVNDDESGLIKDIDKWLEELAPFDINYNHHRTGETNGDSHLKSLLIGHEVIVPVTNSRLDFGTWQQIYYAEFDGQRRKRVIVKVMGE
- the rnhC gene encoding ribonuclease HIII; translation: MNCYSGKLTTKQEKELKKRLETDGFEFASVQNALWSAKGSAVSVTYYKSTKLLVQGKECEAFVGKYLKPLGQLSLGVNLAAENTEHCFTSWIGTDESGKGDYFGPLVTAGVLVDREQIAVLSEFQIQDSKKISDSMIVKIAPKIKKHCVFSVVVISPEKYNQLYDSFKNLNKLLAWSHARAIENILEKKDCQNVISDKFGDENLIKNALFKKGKTINLIQRTKAESDIAVAAASILAREEYLNRMKQLGFAYKMEFLKGGNEKVDEQAREFVRKYGAQKLNTVAKLHFKNTQRVI
- the rpmE gene encoding 50S ribosomal protein L31, translating into MKDGIHPEYKKTKIVCVCGNEIETGSVEDNLRVEICNNCHPLFTGQQKIIDTEGRVEKFKKRYQKK
- the queA gene encoding tRNA preQ1(34) S-adenosylmethionine ribosyltransferase-isomerase QueA; the protein is MKLSEFDYNLPEELIAQLPAHKRENSRMIVLNRHEKTVSHKNFFDIVDLLDENDVLVLNNTRVFPARLIGYKPTGAKIEVFLLKQVEAKKWEALLKPAKRFKIGDILVINQELGVKLLDKNDEKAMVELIYDGDIFEILNGVGQIPLPPYIERKLSDKDIKKLDFERYQTVFAQRNGSVAAPTAGLHFSGEILEKLKNKGVQIVYITLNVGLGTFRPVKCENILEHKMDSETFEISKEAADTINTAIEQGKNITAVGTTTVRTLETTMQKFGKIIPCNEASGLFIYPGFEFRIVNKLLTNFHLPKSTLLMLVSAFAGKDFVFEAYEQAIEKKYRFYSYGDCMFIN
- the speD gene encoding adenosylmethionine decarboxylase — protein: MNNYMQHPEKQVTGYLGRHILAEFFDCNPNVLNNLELIEKKMTDAAVACGATVVQTCFHMFNPHGVSGVVIISESHLAIHTWPELGYAAVDLFTCGENCDPKVAYEFLKNAFNSKSGSYSELRRGLLQTSDLVSKAPFYIKDQIEV
- a CDS encoding helix-turn-helix transcriptional regulator, producing MTNETTKLIKLGKNISYFRKLKNLSQNALAEKLQISREHLAKLETAKRRISLKLLFELADILEVEEKELLDFK
- a CDS encoding HD domain-containing protein; translation: MKSNRQLEVDPIEAIFELNMGDFLTEYFISDELAQKIGNADKDNSEKLKTQLQELISIYSIDNTLNLLGFNNNDDFVIYNSIAKTTVNMLDIDACHIFLMNENTNLIDIENDLVLVGTSIEDAPKIFNKNIGLKLTDIDNAVIESFENNEILELHDVSKAPHWQPVKDLKEDKVKSAMIIPMSSNSGKVGIIILESYSKKVIAKEFLDLVKITSRLFVTSMNIQKLVEETTDILKDDDVTPMELRHLRTELTAIIGDLSDEQQTFVETLAASVDKKSHYGSQHSMKVAQTTRDIGDYLELNEKTKELIYYAGMLQNIGKITLPEELFTKKQKLSKEDWEKLQNHPNVGVNLLMKINFLSEVVPYIHYHKERWDGRGEPEGLCGNSIPLGSRIIAVADAYQALTNERPYRKALSKEEALKILKQEAGIKWDPIIVDALEHVVNA